The Deinococcus gobiensis I-0 sequence GTGATGCCGACGTCCGCCTGCCCATCACCGGCCAGGGCGTCGAGGAGATTGCCGGGCAGCTGGCGGACCTGCTGACCCTCACCGAGGACACGCTCAGCGATTACGCCGGAGTCAGCGCAGAAGAGGCGGCCGCGTTCCTGAGCACCCATTACGCCTTCGATGGGGAGCGCTGGATCGAACCCGGTCTCTACTACGCCGGGCACGCCATCCTCCGCTCTGGAGAAGCCCGCGACCTCGCCCGGGCCTTCAGCGGCCACCGCCGCGAGGCGCTGCTCGCTCAGGCCGACGAGTTCATGACCCGCGTGCGCCGCACCCCCGTCGCCGACCTGAACCTCTTGCCCCGCGACCCAGTCATCCCGGTGGCCGCGCTCGAGGCCTGGGTCAACACCTACCTCGATGCCGCGCAGAACGGCAAACCCCTGCTCAACGTCGAGCGCACCCGCGGTGCCGTCAAGCTCAGCGTTCGCGCCAGTGCCGGTGACGAGCTTGTGCAGGCCCGCAGCGCCTTCGATTTCGAGCAGAGCCGTGCCCTCGAAGCCTTCCTCAATCACAAGACGGAGGTCGAGAACGTTCGCGGCGCGAAAGAGATGAGCAAGGACGAGTACACGGCGGCCCGTACCCTGGCCATCGAGGACGCCCGGCAGTACGAGGCACAGGTCACCCGCCACTTCCAGGCCTGGTTGCCGGAGAGCGCCTTCGCGCAACTCGTCGAGGACGCCTACACCTTCGCCCGTGGGGCCACGCTCCGCGCGCAGGGCAGTACGCGCTCCCTGGCGATTGCCGGCTATCAGGGCAAGGCCCCGCACCCGTACCAGCTCATGGACGTGCGGACCATGGCGATGACCTCGGGGATGGTCAACAACTACGACGTCGGTCTGGGAAAAACGATCAAGATGCTGCTGCTCATCGGCTACCTCAAGATGTGTGGCCGGGCATCCCGTCCCATCATCAGCGTCCCCGCTGGACTCGTGAGCAACTGGGCGACGAACGCCCGGGAGGCTTACCCGAGCTGGAACATCGTCACGGTCGGGATGAGCGTGCGCCACGACAAGAAGGGCCATGTCGTCTACAAGCGCAAGCGCGACGGCTCGTACATGCTCAAGGACGGGCAGCGCATCGAGGCCTGGACCAAGGACACCCCTGCAGTCAAGAAGACCAAGATCGCCTCCCTGGCGGCCGGCACGGTGGACCTCATCATCATGAGTCGGGAGGCCCTGACCAGCCTGCCGATGCTCCGGGAGAACCGCCAGCGGCTGATCATGGACGACCCGCAGTACCTGCGCAACCTCGAGACGCAGGACGCCTTCGAGGGCCAGCCCCGCCGCGGCCGCCACCAGGAATTGGTCCGCCAGCTCGGGGTCTTCGGCGCGATGATGAGCCGCGTCAACGTCGCGCAGCCGGGCGACCTATGCTTCGAGGTCCTGGGTTGCGATTTCCTCGGTCACGATGAGGCGCATGGGCTGAAGAATTTGGCATCCCCTCCGGCCGTTTTTGGCGAAACGCCCCGCTTTCTGGGCGCTGGGGGCGAGTCACAGCGTTCGCTCGACGCCCTGCACAAGGGACGCTACATCCGCGAGCGGGGGGGCAGCACCTTCGCCTTCACGGCCAGTTGGGTCAAGAACAGTCCGCTGGAGATCGGCGCGATGCTGAGCATGGTCACGGACGCCCTGCCATCTTACGGTCTACCCACGGGGGAAGCCCTGATGGATCAGTACCTCAAGATCGAACCGCAGATCATCACGGGCATGGACGGCAGCGTCGACGTCAAGCCGTGCGTGACGGGCTTCCGGCGGCTGCGGGAGTTGCGTCACATCATCTCCAATCACGTCATCAGTCGGACGTACGGCGATCCCGAGGTCGTGACCGGTACCGGGCAACCCCTGGCCGTACCCACCGCAGAAGTCGACGAGGTGATGATCGACATGAGTGCGGAGCAGGCGCACCTCTACACCAGCCTGCGCGAGCGGGCCCGGAACGCCGACGCGCGCGCGAAGGGACCCAACCACCCCTTTGCGATCCAGTGGGAGATGCGCAAACTCTCCATCGACCCGGTGCTCCTGAATATCGCTGGGCCCAACCCCCGCTTCGAGCGCATCGCCGAACTCGCCCTGGAAAACCGCGCGACCGGCGGCAAGGGGCTGGTCTTCCTCAGCATTGGCGAGAAACAGGGGGCCTTCACTCGCCTGAAGAACACCCTCGTTGCGGCTGGCTATCCCGCGCATGAGATTGCCATCGTCTCCAGCGACACCCACAAGAGCAGCGTGGAGCGCCAGGACCTGGAGGACGATTACAACTACGGCGACCTCTCCCTGATTCTGGGGACGGACGTGCTCGGTCAGGGCTTCAATCTCCAGGTGGGCACCAGCCTGATCATCAACGCGGACATGCCCTGGAACTTCGAGGAGATCCGCCAGCGGGTCGGGCGCGGCGCGCGGCAGGGCAACACCGTCGCCAAGCTCCGCAACGTCTACCTGCTCATGCGCGGCTCGTTCGACACCCTGACCTACACCATCATGTCCGGGAAGAAGTCCTGGCTCTCGCAGCTGTGGGACAGTGAGATCGACGAACTCGGCAACTCCGGGCAGGGCTTCTCCGGCGAGGAAATGGCGCTGCTCATGAGCGACGACGTGGAGGCCACCCGGGCGCAGATCCTGTCCAAGAAGACGGAACTCGCCGAACGCACTGGCCGCGCCGCTCTGGAGCGTCAGCTCGAAAGCCTCGCGGCGGCCCTGAATGCCCGGGACGTCGTGCAGCAGCGCTACGAGAAAGGCCGGCGGCGCAAGTACGGGCTGACCGCGAACGACCACGTGCGCGTCCGGGTGGCGCGGGGCGTGTTCGATCAGCGCGTGACGGCCCTGAAGCAGATGGGGGACTTCCCCTTGGCGCGGCTCGTGGACTACACCGGCGAGATCTTCTGGTTCGGGCTGCTGCCGGTCCACGAGGGCCTGGGCTTCAAGGCCGACGATCAGCGCTTCACCGTGCGGCAGGTCACGACCGGGGTCATCATGGCGACGAGCGAGAAAGGCGAATCGCGCACCTTCACGGGCAGTCAGCTCATGCGAGCCACCGACTTCACGCCGAACGCGGACGCTGGGCTCTACCAGGCCGCGGCCGCGCTGGAAGTCCCGCGCATCGCCCTGAGCGAGGCCTTGCAGGTGTACGTGATAGACAGCCGCCTGGCGAAGAAGGTCTGCCCGCGCGACCCGGAACTGGTGGTGAGCCTGTCCTTGAGTGGGCAGCGGGTGGAACTGGTGAATCCAGAGGATGCCTTCGGCCTGATGAGCCGCCTGATCTGCAAGGAAACGGTGATGCACTTCCAGGTGCAGACGGTGGACGGCGTACAGGTCGTGCAGCAGGTGATCGTGCTCTCGGCCGTGGACAGCGTGCTCGACAAGACCAAGCAGACGAAGGCCAGCCCGAAGCTGCACGCCCGGCTGCTGCAGCTCGTGGCCCGCGTGCTGGGGGCGGAGGTCGTGGAGCACGTGGCCAGTCCCGCGCAGGCGGCATAAGCGCAGAACCCTCTCCGGGGGAAAACCTCCCCCGGAAGGCCTTGGGCGGGTGCATCAACACCAAGAGACCGGTGCCTGGAATGCCTGGGAGGCCCGTGAGCGTGCCATTCGCGCCGTACGCACCCATGCGGTGATTGGGCCCCAGGTGCGCGCAGCGGTGCAGGCCTCCGAGCGGGCGCAACAGGCCACCCGCACCGCCGCGCGGAGGCAGCAGCACGCCCTACGCGGCGTAGCCCGACAACACCTTCGGGACGCCGTGGCCTTGGCACGGGAGATCGCCCAGCCCTTCTATCCCTATCCCGTCACGGACTTCGACGTCCGCTGCATCGTCCTCGGCGTCCTCCACCCGCCCCAGGCGTAGATCGCCCCCTCCCCGCCCCGAACCAGGGAAGGTTCGGGCGGCCCTTTTGTCTCGGAGATCCGGCCCGCAGCGGCCTTCTCAAAGGAGCCAGCATGACAAGCGACACCCCCTTCACTGCCCTCGAGGAGATTCAGGAGGCCTTCTTCTGGGCTGCCGCGCCCCCCATCCCCAGCGTCGATACGACCGTTCCGCTTCCGGAAGGCGGAACAGCCACGGTCGTAGGCTACGTGCTCGAGGAGGCGAATGCCGCGCCCCGTCGGTGGCTCAATCTGCAGGTGCGGACCGAGGAGGGCATGCTGCGCATTCTGCCCGCTCAGGCCCTCGATCAAGGCCTGGGCGCGTCCACTGAACCGGTGCGGATCGCCCTCAGTGCCTTGGGGACCGTCCGCGCCCGCCTGGCCCGGGGCTTCTCCCTCGAAGCCGGGACCGATCAGTTACTCGCCGGGGGCGTGCCCTTCGCCAGCCTCGCGTTCCTGGGGCCCGTGATCAGTACCCTGCTCGGGGGGGAGGGGAAGTACCTCCTGCGCCCCGGACCGGGGGCCCTCGAAGGCCTGCGCCACGCCTGGCCGGAACTGGAACTCGCGGTCGTGGGCGACACGCTGATCTGGGCGTACAGCCCCCTGCTCGCCGAACTGAGTCCGGACACGCTCCGGCGGATTCAGCCCATCTTGCAGCAGGGCGGTGCCCAGCCGGGACGGCAGCTGCTGCGGGTGGCCGGGGAGGAACGCGTCCTCCAGGTCATGCGCACGGCCTTCGGTCCGTCCTTGTCGAGCACGCCCTCTCCCTCCTGAACGGACCCTCCCCCCCTCGCGGGGGGAGTGGTCATGGCATGCGAACCCTGGCCACCGATGGTGACACCGCGCGCGCCCTGCGCGCGTACTTCGAGAAGCGCAAGCAGCCTGGAAGCCACATCGCCGGACTGGAGCTCAACGGCGACGTCGCCTACCTCGCGGTCACGCGTCAGGGACTCACTGAAGCCTTTGTGGTCGAGCTCTCGCCGCTGCCGACCCGACCTTTCGGCCACGATCTCGCTCTGGGGCCGGTGCAGCGCGAGCAGCAGGGACCGGTACACTGCGAAGTCAGTCCGGCGTTCCTCAAGCACCTGTCGCCCCTCTCGCCGATGTTCACCACCCCAGAAGGGGAGGCCTGGCGGAGCCGTGCGACCGCTCACGCGCAGCGCCAGGCGCGCAGCCAGAAGGGCGACGTGCTTCTGGGCACCTACGGCAGTGCGCGCGGGTGCATCTCGTACGACGAAGAGGCCAAGAACGCCTTCAAGGCCGACAGCATCCGCTACCTCAAACGTCTGGCGAAGGCCCTGGACTATCCCACAGCCGAGGGGCGTCCCCACGCCGTCACGTGGAACGCCGGCGGCGTCGCGGTCAGCGGAGAAGCCATGTTGCACCTGCAGGTCGACGCGGGATTGATCGTGATGGTCGAAGTCTTCGCCTCTGGCACGAGTGGCCGGACGAGCCCGAGCGGCACAGCCATCATGTGGCGGTTTGAGAACTCGACCGGGAAGGGCAACCGCTACCCCCACCCGAATCAGTGGCCCCTCTGGTCTCTCAGTGTCCCGGAGTTGGCCAGGGCCATTCGTGACGAAGCGGCTCGATTCTTGAGCCGCCCAGCGCAAGTCCCCGCACTGCCGACCGCACTGCCGGTGGCGAGCTGATGCTCTATCTCGCTTCGACAAACTCCGATCTTGATGCCCTGAACGCTCATCCGCGTATCGGCGTCATGATCGGCCCGCGGGTCAGTGGACTGGGCAGCATTCAAGCCGGGTAGATTAAACGTACTTTCGGTTATTA is a genomic window containing:
- a CDS encoding helicase-related protein, whose product is MTKKSFALRIVTGIMALFGLNEAANAVPAALLKTAQPDRATVFQDLLPLNGELLTAQASPDVVSETQPAPAPEGLAYGVEATGGQVAARLQANALARQAILAPEPDLNVLRAYSGTGGLGDQSESIDQFYTPGEIGALMWTLACLGQKLDDPKKPVRALEPSCGNGGLLAQAPAGLHLTGVELDPVAGRAAQLLHPHAAVHVMALESYTTRSSDRLFNMAVLNPPFGTRGATRDLHERDEVRSERYFMTQTLRRVMHGGTVVALLPLSVLHGHRHRDWRAALLRQALPLHAVVVPEGAFREAGAGVTTALLVLRRHDVGVAEGCALHTDTQLTEMLLRHCPDMTHQTLVQGFIEGKGLVQSTETEGEWTHALALNLQANHLGRVRADFTTGRFGQPALRGEVRADTSAVVTQLQAAQKSAPITLRSMTETIRSLHGDQAAQAFFEASEEAQLFPIAEGTLSTDRRYCFRLGEWQVTDDFADPRVFHAAELAQTLESYLHARTAGRVETPRRRALVQARFQAYVRQHGNFNRQRFLRLVDAYPLFSLLLSHITESGELHLPSDADVRLPITGQGVEEIAGQLADLLTLTEDTLSDYAGVSAEEAAAFLSTHYAFDGERWIEPGLYYAGHAILRSGEARDLARAFSGHRREALLAQADEFMTRVRRTPVADLNLLPRDPVIPVAALEAWVNTYLDAAQNGKPLLNVERTRGAVKLSVRASAGDELVQARSAFDFEQSRALEAFLNHKTEVENVRGAKEMSKDEYTAARTLAIEDARQYEAQVTRHFQAWLPESAFAQLVEDAYTFARGATLRAQGSTRSLAIAGYQGKAPHPYQLMDVRTMAMTSGMVNNYDVGLGKTIKMLLLIGYLKMCGRASRPIISVPAGLVSNWATNAREAYPSWNIVTVGMSVRHDKKGHVVYKRKRDGSYMLKDGQRIEAWTKDTPAVKKTKIASLAAGTVDLIIMSREALTSLPMLRENRQRLIMDDPQYLRNLETQDAFEGQPRRGRHQELVRQLGVFGAMMSRVNVAQPGDLCFEVLGCDFLGHDEAHGLKNLASPPAVFGETPRFLGAGGESQRSLDALHKGRYIRERGGSTFAFTASWVKNSPLEIGAMLSMVTDALPSYGLPTGEALMDQYLKIEPQIITGMDGSVDVKPCVTGFRRLRELRHIISNHVISRTYGDPEVVTGTGQPLAVPTAEVDEVMIDMSAEQAHLYTSLRERARNADARAKGPNHPFAIQWEMRKLSIDPVLLNIAGPNPRFERIAELALENRATGGKGLVFLSIGEKQGAFTRLKNTLVAAGYPAHEIAIVSSDTHKSSVERQDLEDDYNYGDLSLILGTDVLGQGFNLQVGTSLIINADMPWNFEEIRQRVGRGARQGNTVAKLRNVYLLMRGSFDTLTYTIMSGKKSWLSQLWDSEIDELGNSGQGFSGEEMALLMSDDVEATRAQILSKKTELAERTGRAALERQLESLAAALNARDVVQQRYEKGRRRKYGLTANDHVRVRVARGVFDQRVTALKQMGDFPLARLVDYTGEIFWFGLLPVHEGLGFKADDQRFTVRQVTTGVIMATSEKGESRTFTGSQLMRATDFTPNADAGLYQAAAALEVPRIALSEALQVYVIDSRLAKKVCPRDPELVVSLSLSGQRVELVNPEDAFGLMSRLICKETVMHFQVQTVDGVQVVQQVIVLSAVDSVLDKTKQTKASPKLHARLLQLVARVLGAEVVEHVASPAQAA